A part of Miscanthus floridulus cultivar M001 chromosome 6, ASM1932011v1, whole genome shotgun sequence genomic DNA contains:
- the LOC136457626 gene encoding aromatic aminotransferase ISS1-like isoform X1 codes for MYLCYRDAALSGQQTWDEREAERGRIWWVSSGSAGDPQSSCFLLEEGCSLHPAPCRGERAGGDGDMGTFVKLARRAVETDAPVMVKIQELLRGAKDVMSLAQGVVYWQPPESALDKIEKIIREPTVSKYGSDDGLPELREALLEKLRRENKLTKSSVMVTAGANQAFVNLVLTLCDAGDSVVMFAPYYFNAYMSFQMTGVTDILVGDCDPKTLHPDVDWLEKVLKENDPIPKLVTVVNPGNPSGAFIPRPMLERISDLCKNAGAWLVVDNTYEYFMYDGMEHYCLEDTHIVNLFSFSKAYGMMGWRVGYIAFPNEADGFHDQLLKVQDNIPICASIIGQRLALYSLEAGPEWIKERVKDLVKNRALLVEALSPLGEDNVKGGEGAIYLWAKLPDNCSDDFEVVRWLANKHGVAVIPGSASGGPGYIRVSFGGLKEEDTRLAAERLRRGLQELVTDGMVQ; via the exons ATGTATCTTTGTTATAGAGACGCTGCCTTGTCGGGGCAGCAGACTTGGGACGAGAGAGAGGCTGAGAGGGGGAGGATTTGGTGGGTGAGCTCGGGATCAGCGGGTGACCCCCAGAG TTCTTGCTTCCTCTTGGAGGAGGGCTGCAGCCTGCACCCTGCACCCTGCAGGGGAGAGAGAGCAGGAGGAGACGGAGACATGGGTACCTTCGTTAAGCTGGCGAGGAGGGCAGTGGAGACGGACGCGCCGGTCATGGTGAAG ATACAAGAACTGCTTCGAGGGGCCAAGGATGTCATGTCGCTTGCGCAG GGAGTTGTTTACTGGCAACCTCCTGAGTCAGCTCTGGATAAGATCGAAAAAATCATCAGGGAACCAACAGTCAGTAAGTATGGTTCTGATGATGGACTTCCTGAGCTTCGAGAAGCACTTCTCGAAAAG CTACGCAGAGAGAATAAGCTTACCAAGTCATCAGTCATGGTCACTGCTGGTGCAAATCAG GCTTTTGTGAACTTGGTCCTCACTCTTTGTGATGCTGGTGATTCAGTTGTCATGTTTGCACCATATTATTTCAATGCCTACATGTCATTCCAGATGACAGGTGTTACTGACATATTAGTTGGTGACTGCGATCCCAAGACACTTCATCCTGATGTTG ATTGGTTGGAGAAGGTTCTGAAAGAAAATGACCCTATCCCTAAACTTGTTACTGTTGTGAATCCGGGGAACCCCTCTGGAGCTTTTATTCCCAGGCCTATGCTTGAG AGAATTTCAGATCTGTGCAAAAATGCTGGTGCGTGGCTTGTGGTTGACAATACCTATGA ATACTTTATGTATGATGGAATGGAGCACTATTGCTTAGAAGATACTCATATTGTCAACCTCTTCTCATTCTCAAAGGCTTATGGAATGATGGGGTGGCGTGTAGGATAC ATTGCATTTCCAAATGAAGCTGATGGCTTCCATGATCAGCTCCTCAAAGTGCAAGACAACATACCTATCTGCGCTTCTATCATCGGGCAGCGCCTGGCGCTCTACTCACTGGAGGCTGGCCCCGAGTGGATCAAAGAACGGGTGAAAGACTTGGTGAAAAACCGAGCACTGCTCGTGGAAGCGCTGTCCCCACTCGGTGAGGACAACGTGAAGGGCGGGGAGGGCGCCATCTACCTCTGGGCCAAACTGCCGGACAACTGCTCGGATGATTTTGAGGTTGTCAGGTGGCTTGCAAACAAGCACGGTGTCGCCGTGATCCCTGGCAGCGCCAGTGGAGGCCCCGGATACATCCGCGTCTCCTTCGGAGGGCTCAAAGAAGAAGACACCAGGCTCGCTGCCGAGAGGCTAAGGCGCGGCTTGCAGGAGCTGGTGACTGATGGAATGGTACAGTAA
- the LOC136457626 gene encoding aromatic aminotransferase ISS1-like isoform X2, whose product MGTFVKLARRAVETDAPVMVKIQELLRGAKDVMSLAQGVVYWQPPESALDKIEKIIREPTVSKYGSDDGLPELREALLEKLRRENKLTKSSVMVTAGANQAFVNLVLTLCDAGDSVVMFAPYYFNAYMSFQMTGVTDILVGDCDPKTLHPDVDWLEKVLKENDPIPKLVTVVNPGNPSGAFIPRPMLERISDLCKNAGAWLVVDNTYEYFMYDGMEHYCLEDTHIVNLFSFSKAYGMMGWRVGYIAFPNEADGFHDQLLKVQDNIPICASIIGQRLALYSLEAGPEWIKERVKDLVKNRALLVEALSPLGEDNVKGGEGAIYLWAKLPDNCSDDFEVVRWLANKHGVAVIPGSASGGPGYIRVSFGGLKEEDTRLAAERLRRGLQELVTDGMVQ is encoded by the exons ATGGGTACCTTCGTTAAGCTGGCGAGGAGGGCAGTGGAGACGGACGCGCCGGTCATGGTGAAG ATACAAGAACTGCTTCGAGGGGCCAAGGATGTCATGTCGCTTGCGCAG GGAGTTGTTTACTGGCAACCTCCTGAGTCAGCTCTGGATAAGATCGAAAAAATCATCAGGGAACCAACAGTCAGTAAGTATGGTTCTGATGATGGACTTCCTGAGCTTCGAGAAGCACTTCTCGAAAAG CTACGCAGAGAGAATAAGCTTACCAAGTCATCAGTCATGGTCACTGCTGGTGCAAATCAG GCTTTTGTGAACTTGGTCCTCACTCTTTGTGATGCTGGTGATTCAGTTGTCATGTTTGCACCATATTATTTCAATGCCTACATGTCATTCCAGATGACAGGTGTTACTGACATATTAGTTGGTGACTGCGATCCCAAGACACTTCATCCTGATGTTG ATTGGTTGGAGAAGGTTCTGAAAGAAAATGACCCTATCCCTAAACTTGTTACTGTTGTGAATCCGGGGAACCCCTCTGGAGCTTTTATTCCCAGGCCTATGCTTGAG AGAATTTCAGATCTGTGCAAAAATGCTGGTGCGTGGCTTGTGGTTGACAATACCTATGA ATACTTTATGTATGATGGAATGGAGCACTATTGCTTAGAAGATACTCATATTGTCAACCTCTTCTCATTCTCAAAGGCTTATGGAATGATGGGGTGGCGTGTAGGATAC ATTGCATTTCCAAATGAAGCTGATGGCTTCCATGATCAGCTCCTCAAAGTGCAAGACAACATACCTATCTGCGCTTCTATCATCGGGCAGCGCCTGGCGCTCTACTCACTGGAGGCTGGCCCCGAGTGGATCAAAGAACGGGTGAAAGACTTGGTGAAAAACCGAGCACTGCTCGTGGAAGCGCTGTCCCCACTCGGTGAGGACAACGTGAAGGGCGGGGAGGGCGCCATCTACCTCTGGGCCAAACTGCCGGACAACTGCTCGGATGATTTTGAGGTTGTCAGGTGGCTTGCAAACAAGCACGGTGTCGCCGTGATCCCTGGCAGCGCCAGTGGAGGCCCCGGATACATCCGCGTCTCCTTCGGAGGGCTCAAAGAAGAAGACACCAGGCTCGCTGCCGAGAGGCTAAGGCGCGGCTTGCAGGAGCTGGTGACTGATGGAATGGTACAGTAA